One part of the Glycine max cultivar Williams 82 chromosome 14, Glycine_max_v4.0, whole genome shotgun sequence genome encodes these proteins:
- the SACPD-C gene encoding stearoyl-ACP desaturase, with product MQIRTCHSITTQTLPQLPCSSRKAHHRHLLPPLNAAVSAAPFKARKAHSMPPEKKEIFKSLEGWASEWVLPLLKPVEQCWQPQNFLPDPSLPHEEFSHQVKELRERTKELPDEYFVVLVGDMVTEDALPTYQTMINNLDGVKDDSGTSPSPWAVWTRAWTAEENRHGDLLRTYLYLSGRVDMAKVEKTVHYLISAGMDPGTDNNPYLGFVYTSFQERATFVAHGNTARLAKEGGDPVLARLCGTIAADEKRHENAYSRIVEKLLEVDPTGAMVAIGNMMEKKITMPAHLMYDGDDPRLFEHYSAVAQRIGVYTANDYADILEFLVERWRLEKLEGLMAEGKRAQDFVCGLAPRIRRLQERADERARKMKKHHGVKFSWIFNKELLL from the exons ATGCAGATACGAACCTGCCACTCCATCACCACCCAAACCCTTCCACAACTTCCGTGTTCTTCTAGAAAAGCCCACCACCGCCACCTTCTTCCGCCGTTAAACGCTGCGGTTTCCGCGGCGCCGTTCAAAGCCCGGAAGGCCCACTCAATGCCtccagaaaagaaagaaattttcaAGTCCTTGGAGGGATGGGCCTCGGAGTGGGTCCTACCGCTGCTGAAGCCCGTGGAGCAATGCTGGCAGCCACAAAACTTCCTCCCTGACCCCTCCCTTCCGCATGAAGAGTTCAGCCATCAGGTGAAGGAGCTTCGCGAACGCACTAAAGAGTTACCTGATGAGTACTTTGTGGTGCTGGTGGGTGATATGGTCACCGAGGACGCGCTTCCCACTTACCAGACCATGATCAACAACCTTGATGGAGTGAAAGATGACAGCGGCACGAGCCCGAGCCCGTGGGCCGTGTGGACCCGGGCCTGGACCGCCGAGGAAAACAGACACGGGGATCTGCTCAGAACTTATTTGTATCTCTCTGGGAGGGTTGACATGGCTAAGGTCGAAAAGACCGTACATTACCTCATTTCAGCTGGCATG GACCCTGGGACAGACAACAACCCATATTTGGGGTTTGTGTACACGTCATTCCAAGAGCGAGCAACATTTGTGGCGCACGGGAACACGGCTCGGCTCGCGAAGGAGGGCGGGGATCCAGTGCTGGCGCGCCTATGCGGGACCATCGCAGCGGACGAGAAGCGGCACGAGAACGCGTACTCAAGAATCGTGGAGAAGCTTCTGGAAGTGGACCCCACCGGGGCAATGGTGGCCATAGGGAACATGATGGAGAAGAAGATCACGATGCCGGCGCACCTTATGTACGATGGGGATGACCCCAGGCTATTCGAGCACTACTCCGCTGTGGCGCAGCGCATAGGCGTGTACACCGCCAACGACTACGCAGACATCTTGGAGTTTCTCGTTGAACGGTGGAGATTGGAGAAGCTTGAAGGATTGATGGCTGAGGGGAAGCGGGCGCAGGATTTCGTGTGTGGGTTGGCGCCGAGGATTAGGAGGTTGCAAGAGCGCGCTGATGAGCGAGCGCGTAAGATGAAGAAGCATCATGGCGTTAAGTTCAGTTGGATTTTCAATAAAGAATTGCTTTTGTGA